In Phragmites australis chromosome 18, lpPhrAust1.1, whole genome shotgun sequence, the genomic window GTTAACGCTGCGATAAATTGAAGTACAAGAAACACGTTAGCAAGTGATGACAAACAGTTTATTATGGAAGTCTTGAAATCTTTTTATGAAAGTTCTTAGATAAGCATGTCTTACTTACATACTTAATAAATATgatatgagaaaattttgaatctTTGTCTACGTTACCAGTTCAGCAAACTTATATATTCAAGAGAATAGAAAAGGCATGCAGtagaaaaagaaacagaaatGGTGAGGGCATGAAACCTAAAGTTACCATAGAATACGCAACTGAAGTTGTTAAGCTAACAGTGAAGTAAATTATAATGATAAAAGGACCTCTGAAATTTACTAGAACATTGAAAGGGTATTTGGATTTGGGGATAGAGAGGTGGCATAGGGATTGGGATATGAGGTTAGGACGGGAGGCTAATCCTAACCATCCATCGTTTCCGATTGAGGGTTAGGATTACCCCACCCCCGTATCTCAATCTCAACGCCCTATCCCAAAATCCAAACAGTCCATAAGGAACATGGGAGTCAAGACTGACGTGTAACTCTTCTGGAAAATTTAGCAAGCTCTATGGCATTAAGTTTAGCCAACTTTCCAGCTAGTTCTCTCTTATCCAAAGAATCGGAGCTCCACTGTTAAAGAAACCAAGCATTTATTTGGTCAGAAGGGTGGAAACAACTCTAACAAGCAAATTGGGCAGTGTCATGTGACAAAATTCAATTACATGCCTCAGAATCCTCCCGCGGACATGCGCAAACAAATACATCTTCTATGGCAATAATTATAGGGTCCCATCCAAGCTTTTTCCATGGAATCCTGATGCTTAGTTTCCCGATTCGTCCTGTGAAGCAGTAGAATACAACTAAGATTTTACAACTATGCAGTGGTTAACATCCAGGAAAACACTACAATTGCATTTAAAAATCAATACCGTTCTTCAGCGCGAATGGTAACTGCAGGTAGTCGAAGGCTTCCAGAATCAGCTCTACATTTTCCAATAGTATTTCCTCTGCCAAAAACATAATCACCATCACATCGACAACAAGGTGACAGGCTAAACCACATCCAATGATGTTGACAATAGGAAGAAGTATTTAGCAACTGTTATCTTACTATACAGTAGCGAGGAAAGCATAAATAACTGTAACACTGAACATTGCGCAAACTGCACATAAAACCCCGCAGTCCGATCAAACTGGGCATTGGTCAAGCAGGAGTGCTACACTCTGATCAAAGCCAAAACGAGGGTAACACCAAACGCAACCACATAATACAGTAAAAACAAATGATGCGGCAACCGAATCGCAACGAATTAAACCGCAGAAGTGTATGGACAACAGCTGGTTTGGGCGTGATAGGGCGTAGCGGCGAAGCCGGGGCCGGTGACGCGGCGCTAGAGCGGAGCGGAGGGGAAGGGATGGAGAACGAACCGTTCCAGATGCCGATCTTAAGATGCTCCTTCTGGATGCCCTTGACGTAGCGGCCGAGGAGGCCGGCGAGCACCTGGCTCACCACCCCCTCGaacatggcggcggcggagacacCCTAGGTTGCCCGCGCTCCCATGTAGCAGTTACGCGGAAGAGGAGGCGGGGAGAGGGTGGAGCGGAGCGGAGGGTGACGGGGGAGGCGGCAGGCGCccggaggagagggggagggggtggtgGCGTTGGGGCTGGGCTTTTCCAGTTCCGTTTGCTTGGAGGAGGCGGACAATGGGGGTGACGGCGATTCGTGTCGCCTCTGGCTCTGCTGCTTGGCTCCGTGGACGAGTCCTAGTGCCACTACGTGTGCGTACCAGATGCCGTCCATTCCAACCAACGGCCCGCGGCCACTCACTCCAGTCCACGACGCCACCTTCTCCGCGCTCGGCTGCAATTGTATTCGGTATTCATCATGTATTTCGTCTGACAAAATATACATACTCGGCATGTATCCGTAGTTCCGTACAGATACGCCCGCCCTTCGCCCCCTGACGGTCGGCGCCCCGCTACCTCACTGCAACCACCGCCGGGCCCACTGCCTCCACGGGCTTCTCTGCCTGTCGGACTCCGGCGAGCCCTcaccccaaaccctaacctCCAATCCCAAACCCTAACCTCGGATTCAAAGAAGAAGCTGCAGAGCACGAATCTCGGATGAATCGAGCGGTCACGAAATCTAAGTGTCGAGGGGCTTCAAAACAGTCGATGAAATAAAGTTTTTCCGgggagaaggggggggggggtgttcgTGTAGAGCTTTTCATGTATGCTCTAATGCTGGCAGGAAGCTTTCcgtctctcttctttttttcaagaGACTTCAGATACTCCACGAGAATCATAGGCAGAATCTGGAGAGCTCGATTTTTCAGGGATAGACCAATCTCTCCGTATCATGACAAGCATACAGTAAGGTATCGTCATTCGTCAGTTAGGGTAAATTGCAGACGTGCTCCTCATTTTACCCCCTTCCATTTTCGACATTCAAACTGGCCAGGAAAAGATGGCATGCTGCACATCTGAAAAACTGAGACATTGCATAACAAGTGCGTCTCTAGATTAATTACAGGgccctgcagaaaaaatggtaCAAAGACGCCAACCATCGGCTGTCGGAAGTCAAAACTGTGCGTGCCCTTCGGTTCCACGGCCTTCCCAACATCGCTGGTGCACCTCCGTCATCCTCTCCACCGGGTTGCAGATGCCAGTGCAGTTCCAGTCGAAGGCGGCCGCGCATGGGTTCCCTGACTGAGCTTTCCATTCACAGTCTGCAAGATCATCAGAGATGCCACATCAAAAGTGTGCAGAGTGTAGTGAGACTTGTGAGAGGTACCACACTGTAATCTGAACAATGAGCTAAAATGGTTCACAACATATGACAGGCAAATAGAGGCATGATACCCATGTTCAGTCCATAAACTAAAGATTCCCTTAGGTGCATCTGAAAGCATGCCATAATGATCAGAGCTGGCAGTAATGATTGGTCAAGTAAGTGGAAGACATTCATCGCCAAAGATGAGGAATAGTACCCATTACGGCAACATTGAATATGCAAAAAGATAAAACCATGCCAACTGAAGTGCAAGAGACAAATACACATTGCTGTGGAAGAAGGTCAAAACCAACTAGACGTGTGAAAAATGTCAGGAACTAAATTTTCCACATGGCAGTAACGTCATTATATTTTGAGTTTGTTCAAAAGTAGTCATCTACTGCTCAGTGTTGGTAGCATTCAGATGAATGAATTTTAAAGTCAGCTGTGaacatgtttggttaagtatgggGTCATTGCTGGTAAGCGGAGGACAGAATGCTGGTGCAAGCAAGTTTTAATTAATGAAGACAGATGCTAACCAGTGTAGTTGTTAGGCATTCAtatcatccttttcttttctctttcctaGCAACGTATCATCCTTTTCTTACTagaaacttcaaaaaaaattggctCACCTACCTAGTATGGTAAAGCAAATAACTTCCAGGTTAAGTAAAATCATGCCAATATCCAAATGAGCATGCAATAATCATCTAGATGCTACAGGAATACTGAAGCAATATGAAAGATCGAGTGTAAAATGGAGATGCCAACCTGGGGGTGTACCACAGCAAAGGCTCCTCTCATCAACATGCTCAACATCCAACCCAATCAGCCAAGAGCCAAATGATACATCTTCATTTGAATACTTGTGCAGGATATGCCTGAAAGTGGCATAAAAGATATATATGAAATGACAGCAACTAAATCTGGTTTATCTGGCATTGCATACCATCATTGGAACTCACCGGTTTGCTGATATGTAAGTTGCTAAATCCCTGGTTACAGCATACAGCTGTCGTGTTGCATGCCTAAAGTAGTTGTTACCCTCGGTCCCAAACTTCCAATGATCCGGTTCATAATACTTGGAGTCACTGTTAACATTAGGAAGGCACTTTGTTACACCATTTCTGAGAACACATGCTGGCAAGATGAAACTATTTGTTGGGGAGTATCTAGTAAGAATTGTCCTTATAATGAGGAAATGCGAAAGTGTGATCTTGATTATTTATTCAATCAGCATGGAAATGAATTATGTTGGTTGAATCcataaaagggggggggggggaatctgGATTAATGGAGTGTTACTTTTTAGCAATAACAGGTCCGGATTTCATGCAGCCAATGTACACGCGTGGTTTCGACCTGTGCCGCGCCAAAACCGATCTGGTGATACCTGTATTCAAAGAGTCCCAATCTCAGTGTGGTGCTATACCGATTGAACAAAGTTAAAAGGGTCCTGTGTTGATGTACCAATGTTGACATGAACATCATCATCAGCTTTTACATAGAAATCAGAATCCCATGTGGTAAGAGCAGTTGAAAGAAACATCTGAATCTTCATAGGGAGCCCTCCATAGCCTTCAACATGATCCTGTGAAAGATGACCAATGTTGCAACTCGTTAGCGTTGTTTGTCATTGATAGGGAAAAAGAAATACTGCAGGTAATCAACGCAGCATACAAGTCTCAAAATATCACTGTATTCTTTATCTTCTGCATCAATTGCACGGTCCACCTCATTGTTAGGATTTGGATTTGCACTACAGAAAGGAATTCCCAAAGTTCAGGAATATATTAAAGAAGAAAATTGTGTCGTTGTCTATTTTTATCCCCAACTCTAAACAAGACCATACCTGCGTCCGATAACAAAACGTATAACAATGCCCTTCTCTTCCAATCTTCGTAAATGATCGCCTACAGATGTTCAATACTTTATGAAACAAAAGCTCCACAGtgcaaaacaattaaaaagcaTCTACCTTGCGGCATCCATGTCTGCCTTATTGAGTCTCTCCTCTTACGGTTAGTGAAAGTGGTGAAAACTCCCATGACAAAAGACATCCTAGGCCGCATGCTTCCCTGGTCACCCTCCGAATCACTGGGCGATACGCCCTGGCTCATCGCTTGTGCTGCTCTAGCAGCAGCCAGGCGCATCTCAATGTCAGATATCGTCTTATCCAAAGCCCTGCAATTGAAACACTAATACGATATATCAAATCCATACTTAATCAAGTAAATTCAGAACTGAAGAAGCTTGTGGCATTACATGACGACTTCGCGAGCCTGTGACACTTGGTTCAATGCGGCCCTCGAGTGGTCAGAACTTGCCTGGATAATTGGAGACCAATTGGCAATGTGTATCCATAGGAACATGtaaggaagagaagaaaatctgaagaaaaaaatgacGCAGTACCTTGTTTGGGCAACCGGGATGCTCTGGAACTGCCCAATATCTGCAAAAAGTACACCAATGTAGACCGGTTATCACCATTTCCGACCTTGAAATCGACGAGCATTGCCTCAACTCGCACCGAAAAGGAGAGATTGCGGCGAGTACAGCCTAAGGAGCACGGAACTGGAGAGCGAGCTGGGCGGCGACTCCCTCGGAAAGCACGGCGGGTTTGGGGGCGAAGGCGAACGGACGCACCTGTTGACGACGCAGACGCCGAGGACGAAGCAGGCGGCGGAGAAAACAGCCACCCACCGCATGGGCACGCGCGCCGGCGGCGCCTTGTGCGGCCTCGCCATCATCGTGCCCGCTTGCGTTCGAATGGGAGGAGTGGGAAAGGGAAGGCTCCGTGCCCGTGTGAGAGCTCCGCGTTTGCCTGCTCGCTGGAATGCTGTGCTGCCACTGCAGTCAGTGTACCTCAGGGCTACGTGGACTCGGTCCACAATGTACATCCCCTGCACCTGCGTGATTTTCAGGCTCCATTTATTCAGTTTTGGCCTTTTGGGGGATTGTATTTGTACATGCTGTCTGGAAGTGGCATTACGTTTTGTAAGCATGATGGTGCTGAATTGGAGAAATAGAATGAAAAATCAAGTACTTTATGGCATTACATTTATGTCTCCGTATACATCTTTACACAATAGCTTTGAGTTATCCCGTGTTACAAATAGATCTTGACACGAGGAGGAGACTTGGACTATTCCTTTTAAGAGTGTCTTTTGCAATTCTCTACCCTTTTCATACCAAACTCAAATTTATCCCCTTGATATTTTATAATAAATAAACATGTCCTTAATGCTAAGTCTCACAAGAAAAGTAAGATAAAACGTGCAAGCTAGCCATGAGTAACTCACTGATCCAGCCggtacttttttttctttttccgtGTGGGAAATGGCCTGCTGCCATGGACCAGGTCCATCAACAACCCCCTCGTTTCCACGCGGACAGGTGCATTAATCAGCGCTGTAGCCCCTCATGGTCTGGGTGCTTGTACGCGTAGCAAAAAGTGGgcacgtcctcctcctcccctcgtcTGTGGCCGCGACGCCTGACGCTGGACCTGGCCTTGGAAGACCACAGGTGCACCGACTCCGCAAGAGACAAGAGAGCCCGTCGCTGGGCGCTCGGGTGTATGTGGTCCAGCGTCCacgggtggtggtggtggaaggCGCAGAATGTCGCCGTGCTAGTACCCCTCGGACCGTGCACAGCGTACGGCCTACATTGCAAAAGCTCCTTTCTGCGGGCCCGCTGTCATCGACGTGTTCGCTGGTGCAGCCTCTAAGCTATGAGgttttttttctaatctttaCTTTATAAAATATGAGTTATCTCTCGTATCATCTCTTCTTTCTACTCTCTTTTTATGTAataaaattttttaaaatttaaataatttactcattttTATTATCCATTCTCGTCCTACAGTATCCTCATTTTACTACTAGTTATAGATATAAAACTCGTTttactaatataaataaataaataaaatagaagaaaaattagtagataatttcattcttattttttAATCACATTTGAAATCAAACTATAGTATTACTCTGATATATTCAGATCGGCGACGCTCACGTGATGTTATAATGCCCAATGTTTAGATTTTTATGGCACCGCACAAGTAATTAGCTAGTTGAGATAATTGATGAGCTATCCTAATATAGGGAAAATTTCAGTGCAAACCAATTTTTCGGTGTAAACTGTAAAAACTctctaaaaaatatgtttagatgtaccaaaaaaatagaaaaaaaatcacacatgtACATAAGGGGGTGacacacatgcatataaaaattcaaGGCTAAACTCTTTTTAGTTCATGAGATATAAAAATGACAAATCggaaagaaaaagacaaaatTGACAAAAATCAGTATCACCCCCTCATGTAAATCcgatttgttatttttatatctcATGAACTAAAAAGAGTTTAGCCttgaatttttatatgcatgtgtgtCACCCCCCCTTATGTacatgtgtgattttttttcgaTTTTTTGGGTACATCTAAACATGTTTTTAGAGAGTTTTCACGGTTTGCACCGAAGAATTGGTTTGTACTGAAATTTTCCCCATCCTAGTATATAtactctttctttcttttcgttGACTGACCTAACCTCCAGCAAAATGAGAATGGTCGCTTTCACGTCTCGAAACATGATGCTCCATCTTCATCTTTCTTCAACACTCATCAAAGTTAAGTGAGCTTGGCATAGTAATGAACTAAGCTGGCTGGTATTATATTAGAGTGTAAGCATTCCCCTCCCTCTcaaagaaaaaagtcaaaaagaGCACCATCAAAGATAAAGTAAGCTTTGGGAACCATATTTTGGTAGGTGGTGGAGATACGAGGGTATGACCTATTTATTAAGGTTCAAATTCTAGTACTTATAATTTACACAAATTGAGTGTTTTTAGTAATATTATTTGTATGCATGTGATACATAGAGATGTATTCGCGAGTGTGACATGCGTACGTAGTgatgtgtgcatgtgtgcatcaTCTTGTAatgaaaaaagataagtgactTTCGTATGGTAATTAACTAAGCTGGTTAGCATTCTAGAAGAACTAAGCTGGTTGGGAGCAGTAGTGTAAGCAATTCTCCCCtctcaaaaaaaggaaaaggataaGATGAAGGGCGTTCACTTTTCTCTCGCCGAAAGGATACAATGATAGTTGTCCTCACGATCATTTATCAATGTTAGCCCTTTGATTTGTTTATTCCTTTTGTGCGTTGAGGAGCTAATGCATTGCGTTGCACATGGGAACGTGATGATACGATGTTCTAGCATGATTGCAGATGATTATGTTCTTTTTAACCAATGTGTTAAGTAGTAGTTGGAAGATAACATTGTTACCTTCATCTTCTTATTTCACAACACCAAATATGGCGATTGGATCATCCATAATTGATCACCGCTCTACCACACTGCCACCCAAACAAggctaaattcaaaaaaaaaaaaaatcctcttaTATTTAGACTTCCCCACAACCTGGTAGTTGGGAGCAATtgtgattaaaaaaaaactgttcaTCCTCTCTCTCAACCGACTACTTTCCCCTCTCCTATGGGTTCTCTATAGGTGTAAATTGGTGAACCTAAGTACCTATCAAccttatttaatttaattaattatactaatttttaaaaaaatatttactttgaaaaaaatagtattattgATTGAACTAAAAAGGATTGATGAGTACTCTTAGCTTCATTAATTTGCATCCCTAATGTTCTCTCGTTTCGCCAAGAATAAGAATCGTCACCGATCAGAACCACTACTTTTGACGCTATTTTCTCATCTAACATTTGCCTAGGATCCGAAGGGCACTTTGAAGCCATATCTCGTTGCAAGCCTCGACATCCTTTAGGACTCGTAAGAGGATATCATCCATGTCCAGCTCCCACAACATCACTCGCATATTCAAGTCCGTATCTTTCTTGAGGAGCTTGATCTCATCTTTTCTTTACTGTGGTAGTGTGGTGTGAGTAAGATGTGAGATTTTATTAGAATCCGCTTGTGCAGAGGATAACTTACAACTCTCTTTTTAAGTCCCCTTTGTTCAAAGTGGGCCTTGGGCACAGGCAATATGGttctgtttttttatttataacaTTGATTGTGTCCTTAAATTAGAATCAGCAATGGGGGCCATATATTGTTTCACGAATTGACATCAATTGCTTAAGTATAATTACTCGTGGTCCAATTTGTTTCCGAGTAATCCTTTTTTCAAGGTGGTATCTCAGTGATGGCATTGTGTTGCGAAACCGCCAGCAATTTAAATGTCACGTCAGTCAGCAGAAAGAACTAATTTGAATCAAATCGAAAGGTATGCTTCTCGAAGCCAAAAAGAATTTCGTGAAAAGATTTCAGATCAACCGTGATCCCAGGAACACAATCAGACTCGACCGTACATTCCGATATCGGTAATGTTTGTACACGGTCGTCAGA contains:
- the LOC133899723 gene encoding beta-1,6-galactosyltransferase GALT31A-like isoform X1, translating into MMARPHKAPPARVPMRWVAVFSAACFVLGVCVVNRYWAVPEHPGCPNKASSDHSRAALNQVSQAREVVMALDKTISDIEMRLAAARAAQAMSQGVSPSDSEGDQGSMRPRMSFVMGVFTTFTNRKRRDSIRQTWMPQGDHLRRLEEKGIVIRFVIGRSANPNPNNEVDRAIDAEDKEYSDILRLDHVEGYGGLPMKIQMFLSTALTTWDSDFYVKADDDVHVNIGITRSVLARHRSKPRVYIGCMKSGPVIAKNDSKYYEPDHWKFGTEGNNYFRHATRQLYAVTRDLATYISANRHILHKYSNEDVSFGSWLIGLDVEHVDERSLCCGTPPDCEWKAQSGNPCAAAFDWNCTGICNPVERMTEVHQRCWEGRGTEGHAQF
- the LOC133899723 gene encoding beta-1,6-galactosyltransferase GALT31A-like isoform X2, whose amino-acid sequence is MRLAAARAAQAMSQGVSPSDSEGDQGSMRPRMSFVMGVFTTFTNRKRRDSIRQTWMPQGDHLRRLEEKGIVIRFVIGRSANPNPNNEVDRAIDAEDKEYSDILRLDHVEGYGGLPMKIQMFLSTALTTWDSDFYVKADDDVHVNIGITRSVLARHRSKPRVYIGCMKSGPVIAKNDSKYYEPDHWKFGTEGNNYFRHATRQLYAVTRDLATYISANRHILHKYSNEDVSFGSWLIGLDVEHVDERSLCCGTPPDCEWKAQSGNPCAAAFDWNCTGICNPVERMTEVHQRCWEGRGTEGHAQF